From one Candidatus Nanopelagicales bacterium genomic stretch:
- a CDS encoding DUF2202 domain-containing protein: protein MRRTLIVAGAAAGVLTLGVAAPAFAAGNGFGPGTGTASATCDGTGVPLADGTGTGGGPYGPAGSGRGAGRGQGGQGFGQGPGNGTGANAAAMGTLTATQKADLQFMVEEEKMAGDLYAAFAAKYDSAEFARIAASEDRHMASVQNLLDKYGIADPTDGAKAGVFDNADLQALYNKLLAQGMTSLDDAYDAGVLVEKTDIADLEKDLVGLTAPDVKRVYTNLLRGSTSHLASFEALA, encoded by the coding sequence ATGCGACGCACCCTCATCGTCGCCGGTGCAGCCGCCGGCGTCCTCACCCTCGGCGTGGCCGCCCCCGCGTTCGCCGCGGGCAACGGCTTCGGCCCCGGCACCGGCACCGCGTCGGCGACCTGCGACGGCACCGGCGTTCCGCTGGCGGACGGCACCGGCACCGGCGGAGGCCCGTACGGACCGGCCGGGTCCGGCCGAGGCGCCGGTCGTGGCCAGGGCGGGCAGGGGTTCGGACAGGGCCCCGGGAACGGCACCGGCGCGAACGCCGCCGCCATGGGCACCCTGACCGCGACGCAGAAGGCCGACCTGCAGTTCATGGTCGAGGAGGAGAAGATGGCGGGCGACCTGTACGCCGCCTTCGCCGCGAAGTACGACAGCGCCGAGTTCGCCCGGATCGCCGCCAGCGAGGACCGGCACATGGCGTCGGTGCAGAACCTGCTCGACAAGTACGGCATCGCCGACCCGACGGACGGCGCGAAGGCAGGCGTGTTCGACAACGCCGACCTGCAGGCGCTGTACAACAAGCTGCTGGCCCAGGGCATGACGAGCCTGGACGACGCGTACGACGCCGGCGTGCTGGTCGAGAAGACCGACATCGCGGACCTCGAGAAGGACCTCGTGGGCCTGACCGCCCCCGACGTGAAGCGGGTCTACACCAACCTGCTGCGCGGCTCCACCAGCCACCTGGCCTCCTTCGAGGCCCTGGCCTGA